The genomic window GCTCGGGCCCGGCTACTACGAGAAGGCGCATCTGCCCGGCGCACTGGTCCTCGTCGAATCCGACGTGGAATCGACTGCTGGACAACTGCTTCCGGATCGCGATGCGGCCATCGTGACCTACTGCGCGAACGAAGCCTGCCGCAACAGCCACAACGTTGCCGTCAAACTGCGGGCGCTGGGGTACCCGAATGTCCGGGTATACCGTGCGGGTATTCAGGATTGGGCGGAGGCGGGTCTGCCGGTGGAGGAGGGCGCCTGAGCCGCTGGACCAGTCGTGTCCACTGATCTCCGCGGGGCTGCGGCCCTGCGGGGATCAGCGCTCGAGCTCGATGACGAGCGGGTTGCCGGTGTCGAACCAATAGCGGTGCAGCTCTTGGATTTTGACTCGGCTCAAGCGTCCGCGCAGATGCAGGGCGCATTCGCCGTAATCGGTCGCGTGACGGTCTCGCAGAGGATGGTTCGTGCGATCAT from Nocardia iowensis includes these protein-coding regions:
- a CDS encoding rhodanese-like domain-containing protein produces the protein MTDVIAREELAAAIEADSVTVLDTLGPGYYEKAHLPGALVLVESDVESTAGQLLPDRDAAIVTYCANEACRNSHNVAVKLRALGYPNVRVYRAGIQDWAEAGLPVEEGA